GAGCACGATGATACGGTTGCAGACCGCGGCATGATGCTAGCTTGGAGCATCCCGGAGATTGCCAAGGCACTCAAGATAGACGAGAAGGACGTAAAGGAGTACTTCACTGACGGACGTAGGGTTTCCTTCCTCTTGGAGAGAAGAATCGCCAAGCGTCTCGACTGGGTGCTCGCCCCCAGTGAAGGAGCGGGATATGACCTCGTGGACCCGAAGGGACGCCGGTGGGAGGTGCGGAGCATCACTAAGGGCGGTATCTACTTCGGCCCCAGTTACGACGTTGGGTCGGGCCGCTCATACACAGAGAGGGGCTTCCGGGAGAAAATCGGCCAGCTTGCGGGTTACGTTCTCTGTGACATCGAGTCGTTCCCGCGTATCCCGTTCTGGATAATCTCCGTAAAACAGGTCCTTCGTTGGAAAGACGGTGGGTTGCTGGGAACTCAGGCCCGCGCCTCTCGCAGAAAGATGCTAGAACTCCTCAAGTCAAACGAGTGACCCAACTGCAGTAACGCCAGACTGCGGCTAGCCTGCCATAGCACCCGAAGTTTCTCTACTTGCGAGGCAACGACTTTGTGCCTTGGCAGCTCGGTAACAACCTTCTTCACTCGGTCGCGACAGCGCCGTTTGCGACGCCCAATTTCTACTCGAAATCGGCCGCGTGGCAAACTGGGATGCGCCGGGTTCAGGGTGCGACCGGGTTGATGCTGAATACTTGGCTGCAAATCGCGGTCAAGACCGCCGGAACCAGGGAAACCCGGGACACTTCCCATATTTCCACAAATCCGAGGCCTGTCAAGGGTGTCTGCGCGCGGGCGCGGTGACACGATACGAAACTCGACCGGCCGTAGTTCGGCCTGACCGAGGACGGGGATTATCAGAATTAGGGTGTGTTTCGGGGACTTATTACTTATCTCGATTCTATCAAGTCCGGGCGGGGCATTCGCTTCGGCCCGGTGTCATTCTTCACGCCCAACTTATACCTCAGTTCAGTCGAAAGTCAAGGCACAGACGGATGCCGGGCCAGCCGTACAGGCCAACCCGCAGATTCTTTTACGAGTTTCCGTCATTCCGGCATATAATAGTGTAGAGGGCGAGATAGAGAAGTCGCTCCTTTGGGGACCGGGAGCATAAGCCCTGACTCGGCCTGCCCAGCCCAAGCATAACCGCCTCCCGGCCTCCAGCGGCCGGACAGGCCGGGCCAGAGCGAGAAGGACGTGGAGGTGCATCATGACAGATGCACAACTGGTGGCAGGGGCATTGCAGGGCAAGGAGGAAAGCCTGTCCGAGCTCTTACGCCGCTATCGCGCGCCGGTGTACGCCTGGATTCGACACCACGGTTTCGGCCGACCTGATGCCGAGGACCTGACCCAGGAGACACTGGCAAGGGCCTGTTCCCGACTGGCCCGGTTCGACCCGGCCAAGGGCCGGTTTGCGACCTGGCTGTTCGAGATAGCGAACAACCTGTGCCGGATGCAGTTGCGCCGGCAGGCGCGGCATCCTTCACCGGAAAGCATCGAGACCGTGTTCCCGGAGCCGAGTTGTGACGGGCCGGAGGAAGCACTGGGCAGAAACAGGTGCGAGGAAGTGCTCTGGCAGGCGGTGTGCCGGTTGCCCGAGAAGCTGCGGTCCGTGACCGTGCTGTTCTTCTACTGGGGTATGAACCGGTGTGAGGCCGCGCGGTTCCTGCGCGTGAGTGAGGGCACGGTGCGTTACCGGTTGAGGTGTTCGTGCCGTCTACTGCGAAGGTATCTGGCCGAACGCGGGATAACGAGCGCACGGCAACTGACAGCATAGTGCGACCGCTAAGTCCGAGGTTCTGAAAGGAGGTAGTCGTGAGTGATGACAACGTATGGCAAGAGAAGGAGGAGTTGATGGACGAGGAAGCCTGCCGACTGGCAGACGAGTTTCTGGACCTGGCCCAGGCCGGAAAGAACCC
The sequence above is a segment of the candidate division WOR-3 bacterium genome. Coding sequences within it:
- a CDS encoding sigma-70 family RNA polymerase sigma factor, with product MTDAQLVAGALQGKEESLSELLRRYRAPVYAWIRHHGFGRPDAEDLTQETLARACSRLARFDPAKGRFATWLFEIANNLCRMQLRRQARHPSPESIETVFPEPSCDGPEEALGRNRCEEVLWQAVCRLPEKLRSVTVLFFYWGMNRCEAARFLRVSEGTVRYRLRCSCRLLRRYLAERGITSARQLTA